In the Streptomyces sp. SJL17-4 genome, TCAGGATGGTTCAGCGGCAGAGCGTAGGCGGGACCCGATGCCGGGAGACGGAAACTGCAATGGTTCAGGGGGAGAGTCATGTGGGAGTTCCTGAATACCGTCTGCGCCTTCCCCACGCTGCTGTTCAGCGTGGCCCTGGTCGTCGTGGCGGTGTTCTGGCTCCTAGTGCCGTGCGGTGCCGCCGCGCCCCGCAGTTTCGACTCCGACGTGGACACACAGGCGCTGCGCCTCGGCCCAGTGCCCGTCTCGGTGGCAGCCACCGTGTTCACCGTGGTCGGCTGGCTTCTTAGCCTCACCGGATCCGTGCTCCTAGACCGTGCCGATCCGGCCCGTTCCTTGTCCTCCCTGCTCTCGCTCGCTGTCCTGGCGCTCGCCGCCGTCGCCTCCTGGTGGGTGACCCGGCGCCTCGTCCCGCCGCTGACGAAGCTCTTCCCCGACGAACCCGGGCCGTCCGGACAGGACTTCGGCGGCCTGCCGGGCCCGCTCGAACGGCACTGATCCGCCGTCCCAGGGCAGCACGGCGCCACCGTGCGCGTACGACGACGCCAGTAGCGCGGTCGGGGCGGGCCGCCGATGCGGCGCTCGCCCCCCAACGCCGCCGCTTGAGCCTGCGGCTCCCCTTCTACTTCCATCGACACGGGGTTTCTCATGGATGCCATCACCCTGGGCATCGGCGTGCTCGTCGCCGTTGTCCTGCTCATCACCGTCACGCTGCTGTTCGCGGTCAGCCGGCTGTTCCGCAAGGTGGAGCAGGGCAAGGCGCTGATCGTCTCCAAGATGCGGAAGGTCGACGTCACCTTCACCGGGCAGGTCGTCCTGCCCGTGCTGCACAAGGCCGAGGTCATGGACATCTCGGTGAAGACCATCGAGATCTCCCGGACAGGCAGGGACGGCCTGATCTGCCGGGACAACATCCGCGCCGACATCCGGATCTCGTTCTTCGTCCGGGTCAACAAGACGGTCGAGGACGTCATCAAGGTCGCCCAGGCCATCGGCACCGCCCGCGCCAGCGACAAGGAGACACTGCAGGAGCTGTTCAACGCCAAGTTCTCCGAGGCGCTCAAGACGGTCGGAAAGCAGCTGGACTTCACCGATCTATACACCAAGCGCGAGGAGTTGCGGTTCCGGATCATCGAGATCATCGGGATCGACCTCAACGGCTACAGCCTGGAGGACGCGGCGATCGACTACCTGGAGCAGACGCCTCTCGCCCAGCTCGACGCCGGCAACATCCTCGACGCCCAGGGCATCCGCAAGATCACCGAGCTGACGGCGGTCGAGAACGTCCGCACCAACGAGCTGCGGCAGCACGAGCAGAAGGAGATCACCCGGCAGAACGTCGACGCCCGCGAAGCCATCCTGGAGCTGGAGCGGCGCCAGGCCGACGCCGAGATCAAGCAGAAGCGCGAGATCGACACCGTACGGGCCCGGGAGGAGGCCGAGACCGCCCGCGTCATGGAGGAGGAGCGGCTGCGCGCGCAGAGCGCGTTCCTCAAGACGGAGGAACAGCTCGGGATCCAGCGCGAGAACCAGGCCCGTGAGGTCGCGGTCGCGCAGAAGAACCGCGAACGGGTCATCGCGGTGGAGAACGAGCGGATCGAGAAGGACCGGCTTCTGGAGGTCATCGCCCGGGACCGGGAGACCGAGCTGACCCGAATCTCCGCCGAGAAGGAGGTCGAGGCGGAGCGCCGGGACATCGCCGAGGTGATCCGCGAGCGGATCGCGGTGGACAGGACGGTCGCCGAGCAGGAGGAGTCCATCAAGCGACTGCGTACGGTCGAGGAGGCCGAGCGGACCCGGCAGGCCGTCGTCATCGCCGCCGAGGCCGAGGCGCAGGAGAGGCTGGTCAAGGACATCAAGGCCGCCGAGGCGGCCGAGCAGGCCGCCGTCCACCGGGCGGCGGAGGAGCTGACCCTCGCGGAGGCCCGGAACAAGGCGGCCGACATGGAGGCCCGTGCCAAGATCCGCCTTGCGGAGGGTGTCCAGGCGGAGGCGGCGGCCGAAGGACTCGCCGCCGCGCAGGTACGGGAGAAGGAAGCCGACGCGATCGAGAAGACTGGCCGCGCCGAGGCGGACGCCACCGAGGCACGGCTGCGTGCCGAGGCCGAGGGCCTGCGGGCCAAGGCGCTCGCCGAGGCCACCGCGATCGGCGAGAAGCTGAAGGCGGAGGCCGAGGGGCTCAACCAGAAGGCGATCGCCGTGGCCGCGTTCGACGAGGCGTCCCGTACTCACGAGGAGTACCGGCTGCGCCTGGAGGCGGAGAAGGAGATCCGGCTCGCCGGGCTCGACGTGCAGCGCCAGGTCGCCGAGGCGCAGGCCACCGTGCTGGCGACCGGTCTGGAGCACGCCGACATCAGCATCGTCGGCGGGGAGTCGGTCTTCCTCGACCGCCTGGTCCAGTCGATCGCCCTCGGAAAGTCCGTCGACGGGTTCATGGACCACAGCCGGACCGCGCAGACGCTCGCCGGCCCTTGGCTGAACGGCTCGGGCGCCTTCACCGAGGACCTGACCAAGGTGCTCGGCTCGCTGTCCACCGCCGACGTGCAGAACCTCAGCGTGTCCGCACTACTGGCCAAGGTCATGAAGTCCGGGGTCCTGGACGTGGCGGCCCCGGCCGGCACCGAGGCGCTGAACGGCGCCGCCAAGGGCTGACCGCCCACGGGGGAGCGGTCAAAAAGGGTCCGGTGCCGGAAAACGGGGGAGTTACCGGCACCGGACTCGCATCCACCACGGTACAAGGAGCAGAACGAGATGAGCGCCGGAATCGACCGGGACACCTACGCGGTGCTGCGCGACCGCCTCACGGCGCAGGCCGGCGAGCTGGCTCGACGCACCGAGACCCTCAACCAGGCCCGGATCGCGGAGTTCGGTTCGGGCGAGCTGACCCTCACGGGCACCGACCGCATCCGCACCGAACGCAACGGCCTGCCCCGGGACATCGTCGCCATCGGCGCCGACGCCCTGCTCCTCGGCCGCCACACGACCTCCCTGCGGCAGGCCGAGACCTCGGTCCCCGATGTCTTCACGCTGTACGACCGCGAGATGAACCCGCTGCCCGAGGGCGCGGTTCCCGGCCTCCTCGACGACCCGGAGTTCGTGCGGGAGTTCACGGCCCTGCACCGCTACTTCCGGGGCACGCGCCTGCTGCGGCTGCGCCGTGTGGAGGGCCGGCTGCTCGCGGTCTTCCGGACCGGGGAGCAGGCCGACGACCTGCGCGTCCTGCGCTGGTCCGTCGGCCCGTCGGGCGAGACTCGGTTCCTCGACGCCCAAGGTGAGCGCGACCACGTCTTCCCTCCCTCGCACGACGTCGACTGGGTGGAGACGACGCGCGACGACCAGGTACTGGGCCGGCACCCGCACATCTCGCTCGACGGCCGCGTCTTCGTCTCCACGGTCGGCGGGGCGCTGACGGTGAAGACGAAGAACGACACCGAGAAGGCGGAAGGCGTCTACGCCGAGCCGGTCGACGAGCCCCTGCAGTCCCTGGCCGACGCCGAGGTCGCGTACGCGAGCGTGGGCGCCCTGCTCCTCATGCGGGTCCGCCCGTACAAGGAGGAGACCCGGCGGTATCTCGTGTTCAACACCCTGGCGGGGACCGTGGTCAGGCTCGACGGCATCGGGCAGGCATGCCTGCGGCTGCCCGACGACGAGGGGATCGTGTTCCCCGGCGGGTACTGCCTGGCCTCCGGCACGGTGAAGACCTTCGACACGGACGCGGCCGGGCTGGCGTTCGAGCGGGCGGTCCGGTCACCCAACGGCGAGGACATCCTCTTCGTCTTCCACACCCAGGAGGGGCGCCGAAGCCTTCTCCTCCCGTACAACCTGATCCGCAAGGAGATCGCCACCCCCGTCCCCTGCCGCGGCTACGCGCTCCTCGACGACGGCACGATGGTCGTCCTGCGTGCGGACGACGGGGAACCCGGTCGGGTGCACCCGGTGCAGATCTGGCGGACACCGTACGTGGCCGACACCCACACGGCTCCCCAGGGCGAGGGGCCGCTGGCCCGCATCGGCAACGCGGACCTCGTCCGCGGCATCTCCGACTGCCTGTCGATCGCCCGCCGCGCCACCGAGCTGACGCCCGCCGGTGCGGTGTACGCGTCGCTGGTCGCCGCCTGCGAGCGTGCGGCCGACATCCACCACTGGCTGGGCGACCCGGAGACCGGAGATCTGCACGGCCCGCTGGCCGAGCTGCGGGGCACCGCCGCGCAGGTCCTCGGCGAGTTCGAGACCGTGACGACACTCACCCGGCAGGCGGCCGAGGCACTGGCGGAGTCCGCCCAGCAGATCACCCGGCTGGTACGGCGCATCCGCGGCGAAGCACCGGCCACGGCGGAGGAATGGATCTCCCGGATCACCGAACTCCGCCAGGCACAAGGCCACTTGGTGACCCTGAAGGAGATGCGCTACGCGGACATGGACCGCATCGACGCCCTCGCCGAGGAGGTCGAGGCCGACATCGCCTCGGCCGCGCAGCGGGCCGTCGGCTTCCTCCAACGCGAGGACGCCTTCACCGGCCACCATACGGAGGCCGAGCGGCTCGCCTCCGAGGCCGGGGCGCTGACCACCGTGGCTGAGGCAGTCTCAGTCGGCGAGGCGATCGACGCGTATACGCTCGGCCTGCGGACGCTCAGCGAGATCATCGCCGGCCTCGACATCGGCGACGCGACCGTCCGCACCTCCATCCTGGAGCGGATAGCCGATGTCCTGGGCGCGCTCAACCGCGCCCGTGCCGTCCTCGCCTCCCGCCGTGCCGAACTCCTCGACCAAGAGGGCCGGGCCGAGTTCGCGGCGGAGATCGCCCTGCTGGGCCAGGCCGTCGCCGGTGCTCTGGCGGCGTCGGACACCCCGGAGCGCTGCGACGACCAGCTCGGCCGCCTGCTGCTCCAACTGGAGAACCTGGAGTCCCGCTTCTCCGAGCACGACGGCTTCCTGGCCACCATCGCCGAGAAGCGGACGGAGATCTACGACGCCTTCACGGCACGCAAGCAGTCCCTCCAGGACACCCGCGCCCGCCGCGCGGAGCGCCTCGCCGAGTCGGCGAGCCGGGTACTGGAGGCGATCGCCCGGCGCGCCTCGACCCTCGGCGACCGCGACGAGGTGCACACGTACTTCGCCTCCGACCCGATGGTCGCCAGGGTCCGGCGGACCGCGGCGGAGCTGCGGGAACTCGGCGACCAGGTCCGGGCGGAGGAACTCGACGGCCGGCTCGGAGCAGCCCGCCAGGAGGCCGGCCGCGCACTGCGGGACCGTACCGACCTCTTCTCCGACGGCGGCGACACGATCCGCCTCGGCCGGCACCACTTCGCCGTCACCCGGCAGGCCCCCGAGCTGACGCTCGTACCGTACGAGGACACCCTCGCCTTCGCGCTGACGGGAACCGACTACCGCTCCCCCGTCACCGACCCCGAATTCGCCGCGACCCGACCGTACTGGGAGCGGACGCTGCCGTCCGAGTCTCCGGAGGTCTACCGCTCCGAGCACCTGGCCGCACGCCTCCTGGCCGAGCACGGCGCGGACGGCCTGGCCGGCGCGGACCTCGCCGAACTCGCACGGCGGGCGGCCGAGGCCGCCTACGACGAGGGCTACGAGCGCGGCGTTCACGACCACGACGCGGCGCTGATTCTGGAAGCGGTACTGGGGCTGAGCGAAGATGCCGGACTGCTGGGCTACCCAGGGACCGCGCGCGCGGCCGCCCAGACCTTCTGGGCCCATTCCACGACCGCCGAGGCCCGCGCCCAGTGGAACCACCGCGCGGTCGCACTGGCCCAGGCCCGTGACATCTTCGGCTCCGCCTCGGCCGTCGACGGACTCCGGCGGGAGCTGGCGGACGCGATCGGCGACGCGACGGCTGCCGAGTACCTCGTCGACGAACTCGCGTCCGGTCCGCCGGGCTTCGCCCTCTCGGACGCGGCGCGGGCCCTGCTGGACAAGTTCCGCCGCACCGTCGGCACCGCCGCGTACGACGACGCCCTCGCCGTCCTCACGGAGCCGGGCGCACGGCGGCAGCTCGTCGAGGCCTGGCTCACCGCCTACGCGTCGGCGTCCGGCGAGCGGCTCGACGGCGGCGTGCTCGCCGAGGCCGTCGCCGTCGAGCTGTGCCCTGGACTCGACCGCTACGAGGTGGGCGCCCCGACCACGGCAGTGGTCACGGGCCTCCTGGGCACCCACCGGCGCGTGGAGGGACGGACGCTGGAGCTCCGCCTCGACGACTTCCTGGCCAGGACACGGGCCTTCGCCCACCAGGACGTGCCCGCCTTCCGCGCCTACCAGCGACAGCGGGCGGAGCTCGTCGCCACCGAGCGCGCCCGGCTCCGCGTAAACGAGTACCGGCCCCACGTCATGTCCTCCTTCGTCCGCAACCGCCTCGTCGACGAGGTCTACCTTCCTTTGATCGGCGACAACCTCGCCAAACAGCTCGGCGCCGCCGGAGACACCAAGCGCACCGACTCCCACGGCCTGCTGCTGCTCCTGTCCCCGCCCGGCTACGGCAAGACCACACTGATCGAGTACGTCGCCGACCGACTCGGCCTGCTGCTCGTCAAAGTCGACGGGCCGGCCCTCGGACAGGACACGACCTCCCTCGACCCCGCCGAGGCGCCCGACGCCGCCGCCCGCCGGGAACTGGAGAAGATCGCCTTCGCCCTTGCGGCGGGCAACAACGTCCTGCTGTACCTGGACGACATCCAGCACACCTCTCCGGAGTTCCTGCAGAAGTTCATCCCGCTCTGCGACGCGACCCGCACCCTGAACGGCCACGACCTGCGTGGCAAGCGGTTCGCGGTCTGCATGGCCGGCAATCCCTACACCGAGTCAGGGCAGGTCTTCCGCGTGCCGGACATGCTCGCCAACCGGGCCGACGTGTGGAACCTCGGCGACGTGCTGACCGGCAAGGAGGACGCCTTCGCGCTGAGCTTCGTCGAGAACGCCCTCACCTCCCACCCGGTCCTCGCCTCGCTCGCCGGCCGCGACCGCGCCGACCTCGAGATCCTGACCCGGCTCGCGGCAGGCGACCCGACCGCACGACGCGACCGGCTCACCCACGCCTACGCCCCCGCCGAACTCGACGGCGTCCTCGCCGTCCTGCGCCACCTGCTGACCGCCCGCGCGACCGTCCTCGCGGTCAACGAGGCGTACATCGCCTCCGCCGCCCAGTCCGACGACGCCCGCACCGAACCACCCTTCCGGCTCCAGGGCTCGTACCGGAACATGAACAAGATCGCGGCCCGCATCTCACCCGCCATGAACGACGCCGAACTCGCCGCCGTCATCGACGACCACTACACCGCCGAAGCCCAGACCCTCACCGCCGAAGCGGAGGCCAACCTCCTCAAGCTCGCCGCGCTGCGCGGCACCTTCACGGCGGCGCAGGCCGTCCGCTGGGGCGAGGTGACCGCCGCGTACACGCGTGCCCAGGCGCTCGGCGGCTCCGGTGACGACCCGCTGGCCCGGGCGGTGGCCGCCCTCGGCCTGCTCGCCGACCGCATCACGGCCGTCGAGACGGCGATCACGCGAGCCGCGGATCCGCGACACCTGCTCGCCCGCCCGTCGGCACGGCACGCGGCCCGGCCGACCGAAGGATCCGAGTAGGAGGGGACCTGCCATGGCCAAACCCGTGCACGCAGCGATCGGGGGCGTCGAGATCCGTTGCCTCATGTGCGACAACGACACGTTTCGCGAGCGGGAGGTGAAGCTCAACAGCACCGGGATGGAGCTCTTCAACCTGGCATGGGCCAACGAGTCTGCGACCGGCCTGATCTGTTGGTCGTGCGGATACGTCCACCTGTTCGTGAACCGCGACCTCCAGCTCTACCGGCTCCGGAAATGATTCGTCGGCCAGAGGGAGATTCGGGTTCGCCGCCTCACTGCGCGCCACCGAGGCCCGGCGAGCCCCAGACCGGGAACCAGCGGGCCAGGTCGGGTTCGATCCGCAGGTCGTCGGTGAGCAGGGCCCTGATCTGGAGTTCGAGCGCGTTGTCTCGCTTCTCGGTGCCGTCGGGCAGCGGCGCGAACGGGTAGAACGTGCCTCGTTTGTAGAGGTAGACCAGTGCCAGGACCCGCTCTCCCGCCGCCTCGCGGAAGCCGATCAGGGAGCAGAGAAGCTGAGGTCCGAAGCCGCCGTCCTGGAGGAGGGTGTTGACGGCGTGCAGGTCGTTGACCAGGGAGGCCGTGTCATCCGCGGGGTGCCGGGCCAGGAGCCAGGTGTATCCGTACGTGTCCCGGCTGAACTCGACCGGTATGCCGCCCCGCTGGGTGTCCGCGTCGAGCAGGTCCCGTACCTCCTCCCGCAGCGTGGCGAAGGTGCCGCCCTCGACTCCGGCGAAGCACACCGAGCCGCGGCCGGTCGGGACGAACCCGGCGCCCGCCTGGAGGGTGATCGCGGCGGACGGCAGGCCGAAGAGCTGGTCGAGGTCGGGGCGTACCGGTTTGCTGCGGCCGAGGATCGCGTCGAGGAGTCCCACCGTGAGACCTCCGCTCCGTTTGCGTACGGCTCAGGGGCGACCGAGCTGCGCCGAGATGCGGCCCAGCTGGTCGAGGCGCTGTTCGAGCGTCGGGTGCGAGGAGAACAGCCGGCTCAGGCTCTCCCGGGAGGAGAACGCGGGCGCGAACCAGAAGGCGTTGAACGGCTCGGCCTTCCGCAGGTCCCGGGTCGGGATCCGCGCCATCTCGCCGGTCACCTTGGTGAGTGCGGCGGCGAGCGCGGACGGGCGGCCGGTGAGCATCGCGGCGGCGCGGTCGGCGGACAGTTCGCGGTAGCGGGACAGCAGCCGGGTGAGCAGGAAGCTGATCACGTACACGACGGCGCTGACCACCGGCACCAGGATCACGGCGATGGCGGTGTTGCTGTCACGGCTGCGGCCCAGTCCGCTGTAGAGCGCGACGCGCACCATGACGCCGGAGAGGACGCCGAGGAACGACGCGATGGTCATCACCGCGACATCGCGGTGCGCGACGTGCGACAGCTCGTGCGCGAGGACTCCCTCCAGCTCCTCCGGTTCCAGGCGCCGCAGCAGCCCGGTGGTGGCGCAGACCAGGGCGGTCTTCTCGCTGCGGCCGGTGGCGAAGGCGTTCGGGACATCGCTGTCGGCGATCGCGACCCGCGGCTTGGGCATGTCCGCGAGTGCGCAGATACGGTCCACGGCGCCGTGCAGCTCGGGCGCCTGCTCGGGGGTGACCTCACGGGCCCCCATGCCGAGGGCCGCGATCCGGTCGCTGAACCAGAACTGCGCGATGAACAGCCCGCCCGCGATCAGCAGGATGATGGGCCACGAGCCCCGGAGGAGAACCAGCAGGACGCCGACGAAGACGACGTAGAGCAGCCCGATCAGGAACATCGTCGTGACCATGCGGGTGGTGAGTCCCCGATCCGGGACATAGTGCGAATGTGACCGGGCGACGGGCATCCGTATCACCCTCCAGGCAGAGAACCGCTGCACGTGCCTTGCTGCCAGTGTGCCCCCTTGGGTGTGCCCCTTGGGGCGGTGAACATGTGCGTAGCTCCGTACGCCCCTGGCCTGCGGACATAAATGCACTGTGAACAGACACCGCTGTCCGGATAACGGTCGCGTCACGGATGCTGGCCTTTTGGAAGATCACCGTACGTAATGTGACATGCGCCACACGCCATGAGGCCGGTGCCGTGGTAGGAATGCGCAACTTCGCAGGTGGCACCACCCCTCGCCAATTCTGCGCAGCGCCGGCACGCACCGGCAGCACGACCAAGGTGATCACGCTCCGCGTCCGCGTACGTCGACCCTCCGGTCGCCGATCGGACAACGGCGTTCGCTCAAAGCCCGCACATCCACTGGCGCAGCCTCCCGCGCGCCAGTCCTGCGCCATCGAGGTTTCCCACCGTGTCGCTCGATTCCCTCACCCAGTCCGTGGACGACGCCGTCAGCGGCTTCTTCGAGCCCATAGCCAAATGGCTGGGCGAGATCGTCTTCTACTCCGTCCCCGTCGGGGGTACGGCCCTTCCGCTGATCGTGGCCTGGCTCGTCGTCGCCGGCCTGGTCTTCACCGGCTGGTTCGGCTTCGTGCAGCTGCGCAAGTTCAAGCTCGCCGTGAACGTGGTGCGGGGCAAGTACGACGAGAAGGGGTCGGCCGGTGAGGTCAACCACTTCCAGGCGCTGACCGCCGCCGTCTCCGGCACCGTGGGCCTCGGCAACATCGCCGGTGTGGCCGTCGCCGTCTCCATCGGCGGCCCCGGCGCCACGTTCTGGATGATCCTGTGTGGCCTGCTCGGCATGGCCACCAAGTTCGTCGAGGTCACCCTCGGCGTGAAGTACCGCGAGGTGCACGCCGACGGCACCGTCTCCGGCGGCCCCATGCACTACCTGCCCAAGGGCCTCGCCGACCGCTTCGGCAAGAACGGCAAGACCCTCGGCAAGGTCCTCGCCGTCCTCGCCTCCTTCATGGTCCTGTTCTTCGGCCTCTTCGGCGGCAACCTCTTCCAGGTCAACCAGTCCTACGCCCAGCTCGTCTCCGTCACCGGCGGCGAGAGCGGTCTGATGGGCGGCTCCGCGGGCGCCCTGTTCTTCGGCATCCTCATCGCCGCCCTCGTCGGCATCGTGCTCCTCGGCGGCATCCGCTCCATCGCCTCCGTCACCAGCAAGCTCGTGCCCGCCATGGCCGGCATCTACATCGCCGCCTGCCTGGTCGTCATCCTGGTCAACGTCTCCGCCGTCCCGACCGCGATCTCCACGATCATCGAAGGTGCCTTCAACCCCCAGGGCGTCGCCGGCGGTGTCCTCGGCGCGCTGATCATCGGCTTCAAGCGGGCCGCGTTCTCCAACGAGGCCGGCCTCGGCTCCGCCCCGATCGCCCACTCGGCCGTGAAGACCAAGCACCCCGCGAGCGAGGGCCTGGTCGCCCTGCTCGAGCCGTTCATCGACACGGTCGTCATCTGCACCATGACCGCCCTGACCATCGTCATCGCCAACCCCGCCAGCTGGGCCGAGGCCCGCGCCGGCGAGTCCATCGGCGGCGTGACGATCACCTCCGACGCCTTCGCGACGGTCCTGCCCTGGTTCCCGTACATCCTGACCATCGCGGTCATGCTGTTCGCCATCTCCACGGTGCTGACCTGGGGCTACTACTGCATGAAGGCGTGGACGCACCTGTTCGGCCGCTCCCGGACCAGCGAGCTGACCTTCAAGGTTCTCTACACCCTGTTCGCGGTGGCCGGCTCGCTGCTGACCCTGCAGACCCTGATCGACATGGCCGACGCGGTGCTCTTCATGCTCGCCGTCATCAACATCATCGGCCTCTACCTCCTCGCCCCGGTCGTCAAGCGGGAGCTGAACTCCTTCCTCGCCTTCGTGAAGAGGCGCGACGCCGGCCTCGACACGGACGAGGACACCGACCAGGAGCCGGTGAAGACCACCGTCTGACCGCCCCCCGGCGGCCCGGCTCCCGAAGGGCCCTGACCTCACCTCGCGCCTTGGTGGGGACAGGGCCCTTCACCCTTGTTCCAGCAGGTGAGAGACGCCTGGTGAGGCTCCCGCGCGCCCGATAGGGTGTAAACAACGCGTCAAGGGATGACGCTGGTGTGCCGGGAAGTCTGGTCGGCGTCCGAGGGCCCGTGTGCCCATTTGTCGACGTGCCCCGGAGGCCCGCCCCATGACGCAGTCACGTCCCCGCAAAGTGATCTTCGGCCTGCTGCCCTGGCCCGAGCGCCAAGCCGTCGCCGAAGCCCTGCGCACGGAGACGGTCGGCGGCCTGGTCCTCCTCGCCGCGGCCGTCGTCGCGCTCGCCTGGGCCAACAGCCCGTGGAGCGCGGCGTACGAGTCCGTACGCGACTTCCACTTCGGCATCCCCGCCCTCGGCCTGGACCTGTCGGTCGCGCACTGGACCGCCGACGGGCTCCTCGCGGTGTTCTTCCTGGTCGCCGGCATCGAGCTGAAACGCGAGCTCGTCGTCGGTGAACTGCGCACCCCTGCCACGGCCGCCCTGCCGGTCATCGCCGCCGTTTGCGGCATGGCCGTACCGGCCGCCCTCTACGCGCTCACCGCCGCGGCCGGGGGCGGAAGCCTGGACGGCTGGGCCGTACCGATGGCCACGGACATCGCCTTCGCGCTCGCGGTACTTGCTGTCATCAGCACGCACCTGCCGTCCGCCCTGCGGGCGTTCCTGCTGACCCTCGCTGTCGTCGACGACCTCGGCGCCATCCTGATCATCGCGATCTTCTTCACCTCGGACCTGAACTTCTGGGCCCTGGCCGGTGCGTTCGCCGGGCTCGTACTCTTCTACGCACTCCAGCGCTTCCGGGTGCGCGGCTGGTGGTGGTACGTGCCGCTCGGCGTCGCGACCTGGGCGCTGATGTACAACTCCGGTGTCCACGCCACCGTCGCCGGCGTCGCCATCGGCCTCATCCTGCGCACAACCCGCGACAAGGGCGAGGAGCAGCCCCCGGCAGCCCGGGTCTCGCACCTCGTCCACCCCTTCTCCGCCGGTGTCGCGGTCCCGTTGTTCGCACTGTTCGCCGCCGGCGTCGCCATCTCCGGCAGCGCCCTCGGCCACGTCTTCACCGACCCAGAGCCCCTCGGCGTCGTCATCGGCCTCGTCGCCGGCAAGATCCTCGGCATCTTCCTCGGCACCTACCTCGCCGCCCGCTTCACACGAGCCCAGCTCAACCCCGAACTCGCCTGGGCCGACGTATTGGG is a window encoding:
- the nhaA gene encoding Na+/H+ antiporter NhaA, translated to MTQSRPRKVIFGLLPWPERQAVAEALRTETVGGLVLLAAAVVALAWANSPWSAAYESVRDFHFGIPALGLDLSVAHWTADGLLAVFFLVAGIELKRELVVGELRTPATAALPVIAAVCGMAVPAALYALTAAAGGGSLDGWAVPMATDIAFALAVLAVISTHLPSALRAFLLTLAVVDDLGAILIIAIFFTSDLNFWALAGAFAGLVLFYALQRFRVRGWWWYVPLGVATWALMYNSGVHATVAGVAIGLILRTTRDKGEEQPPAARVSHLVHPFSAGVAVPLFALFAAGVAISGSALGHVFTDPEPLGVVIGLVAGKILGIFLGTYLAARFTRAQLNPELAWADVLGLATLAGIGFTVALLIGELAFPDPAEGEHVKAAVLVGSLIAAVLAAVLLRRRNRIYRRLWEEEERDEDADGIPDIYRTESAGSDR